The window GGCTCTGGGAAGCGCGGAGGTCGCCCTGGGTACAGTAGAGGGAGGCGATGTGGAACACGTAGATGGCGGTGCAGGCGAGCGAGGAGAAGGCGATGCCGATTATCGAGACGACCTCGAAGAGTAACCCGGCGAGGAAAACGACGAAGTGGAAACCGTCGTTGGTCAGGAGGGAGTCGATGCCGTGGAAAGCGGCGATGTGCGCGAGCAAAAGTGCAGAGAGAAGCGCGGCTTCCACGCCGGCCGCCGCGTAGGGGAGGATGGAGGGGAAGACCACCCGGTAGATCTCTCGACAGATGCCGGCGAGCCCGAGGCCCCCGAGATCCTGCTGCTCCGGTTCCCACTCCATTGATCTTGCACGGTGGTGGTCGGTCAGTGCCGGCCTGGTGGTGCGTGGTCGTGGAGAAAGAAGTCGACTGCTGGAGGGAAGAGACCAGCACAAGCACAAGCGCAGACGAGGAAGCAAGAAAAGGTGGGACTGGGCTGACCGGTTTTATTTTCCTTTTGGCATGGGCTGGGCAGCATGCTGGACAACATACATACATGCACATCATACATGTGACATGTGACAGGAATTAATGATCAACCCGATGTTTTGAGCTAGCTAGAAACCGTACGTGTTGGTGTCGGAAAAGACAGCTTTTGTAAACTGACTAGCAGAACAGCTTTTGAAAACTGACTAGCAGAGAATGTACGTGTGTACTCTAGTGTGCCGTGATTTGCATTGGCGTCGTAGTGTAGGTTTTACGAATTTTCAAACACGGAAAAGTATGCATGCATGGCACTTTATACAGAGTTTTTTTCTTCTACTTTTTCATCGTGTCATCCTGACCATAACTTTCAGTGCTCTAATCGCCGTCTCAATTTGCGGTGTATTGACATCATTTTAAATTTAAATTTGTGTTTCAGCAACACCTTAGCTAccatcaaaaagaaaaagaagcaaCAGCTAGGCCACGGACCAGTTTACTCCCCGCGCGCAAGCCTTCCCACACTTTGCCACTGCAAGCACTGCATCAATTCTTGCACCGGAATGGAGTGGCATGCATATCTCTGCATGCATGAAGCCATGACCACCAAAGCAATCACGTAAGTAGTTAAAAAGGACAGAGAAGATGGAGACGTGAGGGTGGTGGCCACTCCATACGTGAAGCTTCCCGGAAACAGGGACTGGCTGTGGCTGCGGCATCGCTCGCGTGTCGAGAGTCGATCCATAGCTCGATCTATCGACCGAGGTGCTTGCCATCGGTGCCGTCGATGTGGAACCCATCAAGGCCACTTCAGCCCCTACGAACAAAAGGACACATTATAGGGGTTTGTTACAACTTGCTAGCCAAGCTCACCTACACCTAATTAAGTATCTCTGGTAATGGCTCTTGGGCCTTCATCTGAAATTCAGATGTTTTTTTTATAGAAAAAACAGATGTTTACTTTTCTGGTAGATTCTATAAGCTTATTTTTCAGCACATACATGTCTCGGCTCCTTTTAAGTGGATTTGGGCTTATAAGTGTGTCAAGAAAATTAAGTTCTTTCATGGCTCGTGTTATCCGATCGGCTAAAATACAAAAGGATATGCAACGGAATGATGGGGTTGTGCTTCTTAGCGCATCTCCAACACGGGTCACTAAAACGTCTGCAAATGTCTGGATCATCAAATTGGGTCGGACCGTTGACTTCACACCTCTGACCCACACCAAAAAACGTGTCCGCGTTGAGAAACCTCGTTGCATTCATATTGACTTCACTGGCTTCCTGCCTATTTTTGCATACATTTTATCAAACTCGTTACATTTCATTTGAATGTTGTGTTTGAAATAGGGGACATAGTTGGATGGCCGACGCCCATCCCGATGTCTATAGACATTTTAGAACATGTACAACTAGGCATCTCAAATCCATCTTAAACGCTCGGGCTGGCGAACCGGTCAACCGGTCAAAAAAAAACCCAACCCATCTGGACGCCTCAAACCGGCCTCAAATACCCAGGCTGTTCGACGGCCCTCATATCCAACCCAAATGTAGGGCAGATATGGGGCAGCCCAGTCGCGTCCACCATATCAGCCCGGCCCACCACCGACCCCACGTCGTCCCCGCAAAAACCCCAATCTGCCCCCTCTCCGAACCCTAGCTCTCAGCCCACTCTCCTCTCTCGCTCCGTCCGCTCCTCTCCTTCTCCAAAACCCGCTTCCGCGTTGAGACACCTCGTGCATTCACACTGGCTTCACTAGCCTCTGGCCTATATTTGCACTTATTATATCGAACTCGATACATTTCATTTGCAACGGGGGGCATTTGGGGGATACAGTTGGATGGCCGTGTTTGACACGAAGAAGAAACACCCATACAAAAAGATAGAGATGTGTTGTATAAATGTCTCCCATGCACCGGGGAACAAAATGTTGCAGGGCTTGCCAGTGTACAAAGTACACAAATACAAAcagaagaaaataaaagaaaaggtgAGGCCTGCTGGCACGACCAAGTGATCAAGCGATCGTGgtctctgaaggaaatatgccctagaggcaataataaagttattatttatttccttatatcatgataaatgtttattattcatgctagaattgtattaaccggaaacttgatacatgtgtgaatacatagacaaacagagtgtcactagtatgcctctacttgactagctcgttaatcaaagatggttatgtttcctagccatagacataagttgtcatttgattaacgagatcacctcattaggagaatgacgtgattgacttgacccattccgttagcttagcactcgatcgtttagtatgttgctattgctttcttcatgacttatacatgttcctatgactatgagattatgcaactcccgtttaccggaggaacactttgtgtgctaccaaacgtcacaacgtaaatgggtgattataaaggtgctctacaggtgtctccaatggtacttgttgggttggcgtatttcgagattaggatttgtcactccgattgtcggagaggtatctctgggcccactcggtaatgcacatcactataagccttgcaagcattgcaactaatgagctagttgcgggatgatgtattacggaacgagtaaagagacttgccggtaacgagattgaactaggtattgagataccgacgatcgaatctcgggcaagtaacatactgatgacaaagggaacaacgtatgttgttatgcggtctgaccgataaagatcttcgtagagtatgtgggagccaatatgggcatccaggtcccgctattggttattgaccggagacgtgtctcggtcatgtctacatagttctcgaacccgtagggtccgcacgcttaaagttacgatgacagttttattatgagtttatgtatgttgatgtaccgaaggagttcggagtcccggatgagaccggggacatgacgaggagtctcgaaatggccgagacgtaaagatcaatatattggacgactatatttggacttcggaaaggttccgagtgattcgggtatttttcggagtaccggagagttacgggaatacgtattgggccttattgggccatacgggaaagaagaaaaagggcctcaagggtggccgcacccctccccttggtctggtccgaattggactagggaaggggggcgcccccttccttccttctctttttcccttcctcttttcctattccatatgggaggtggagtcctactaggactagggagtcctagtaggactccacacttggtgcgccccctcctagggccggcctcctcctcccttgctcctttatatacgggggcagggggcaccccagagacacaacaattgatccttgagatctcttagccgtgtgcggtgcccccctccaccatattacacctcgataataccgttgcggagcttaggcgaagccctgcgtcggtggaacatcatcatcgtcaccacgccgtcgtgctgacgaaactctccctcaacactcggctggatcggagttcgagggacgtcatcgagctgaacgtgtgtacaactcggaggtgccgtacgttcggtacttgatcggtcggatcgtgaagacgtacgactacatcaaccgcgttgtgataacgcttccgctgtcggtctacgagggtacgtggacaacactctcccctctcgttgttatgcatcaccatgatcttgcgtgtgcgtaggaattttttttgaaattactacgttccccaacagtctcCTGGTTCTCGGAGGTCTCGGGAAAGCCCCCGTTAATTacttactggctttggaggtagATGCATCGGCGGTTTCCTCGTCgtccggggtcttgtcgatatccatatcagtcgcagccgaggccgggctgtaaaggttcatcatccactcggtcaATACAAGGGAATCGGTCAGAACAAGAAAATATGGAgagaacatttacccagaagcaacaggaacgtccatcttgattctaggcaaggtcttccgagccttcgaaggattgatcttgggctgcttggtgaccttcttagccaattctggagtcgaagaccgagcgcgcttttgagatggagcgctcgaggccatagccttgccgcgcctgcccgcgggatcatggtgctgcttggatcgatattcggaacgaggtggtgagtcggctacctctcgtcgtccgactcatcgctctcatcttcatcatcgtcggctggtgactcccactcgccgctctcctccgcactgtcctcgccttcatggtcctgctccagagcttgctcgccattgggcattgagtacatctctgtataaatctacaaaacaaggagccgagtggaaatcagtcggatCAACAAACAGTCAGAAAACGCATCCAAATTTAATCAGTTGtagtggccaaaccttgtctagctggttgctgtcgctgaaaggtttgactctcctagcgcccctggggttgtccttgttcccggtgatgccCCTCAGCCACTCGGCCACTATTTTGGCCTCcacctcctccggatgaacccgagcggtatcaccagccccggagtacatccacatggagtggtcacgagcttggagtggttgaatgcgccgactgaggaacacctccagccGATCCATGCCGGTGAAACCTTGGTTGATCAGTTGAACTACTCCCTCGACCAGCATGCCCGTCTCCGCCTTCTCCGCGGcggtcactttcaacgaagatggagtttgaacacgatcaaaagaaaaagggggaagtccagtcgactggcctggggtcacgatatcctggcaatagaaccaggtcgactgcagcccctgaccgactcaggaagagtcatcgaagggaaggaactcctcttcctcttctgaatacccagacccccacacatctggataacatgggttttctcgtcgtccgagttcgctttcttcactgtttgggagcggatggtgaaaatgtgcttaaaaagaccccagtgcggtcgacaccccagaaaattctcgcacatggacacgaatgcagcaaggtatgtgatggtgttgggagtgaaatgatggagttgagccccgaagaaattcaagaaacctcgaaagaaggggtgcggaggaagcgagaaaccgcggtcgacatgagtggcaagcagaacacactcacccggtcgcggttgtggctccgtttccccctccggcagctgcGCAGACTCATGGACGATCAGCCCTAACTCGGAAATATCATCCAAGTCTTCCTGCTGAAGCGAGGAacggatccaatctccctggatccaaccccgcggcagccccgagcgcgatgaagatccccgattcgtcttcttgcctttcgccgcccccgtcgccttcttcgcgcgttccagcgccgccgttttctccttccccatggcggcggaGCGGAGACGTCGAGAGTGGAGAAGCCGGATGAGGTGAaggagcgagaggaagaagaaggagaatgggcacgcacagtgcggacgcctcggcctcgtcgcttttaaaggcccacttccgagtggctgacgcgtgggtccgggcaatcctgtcaaatcccgcaacagtcgcacacaggatacgtggcgaaaaaggtggcgcagaAATCAAAACGTCCTGTTTATCCACTCCGCTAACCATGGCACGCTCCGCCTGGCGCGCTTCCACCGAAATTTCGAATCCCGTGAAATCCGGGATCCTCTGCAACCGATCACGCCAAAGATTTTGCGTCAAAGGCAACACTCGGCGGGTGACGTTATAAAAACCAATCGGCAatttctgaatcgatcaaggcaACTGAAATGAAGCCGAAGTTCCAACACTAGCCCCCGTTCATAGATGAATTCTTGAGAAAGGCAAGAGTCAAAGTAAgatcaacttcaaccttcttttcactcggacctcaatccattcgggggctaatgatgaggacatagacctggggtagggtaataggcctgacctatacgtcctacctaaggtccttgtcctagaagcaaagaagttcaagagaAAATAGAGATGgctcaacaaaggtgtcgagtgcaatccactcgacctaccattcactcggagatccctccttatttaggtcactcaaccactcaaccactcgacgtgcagaagacctaaagccactccgcgcagcaacggtcgggcgtttactcatagacttaatgatcatttatagcactttattattgacgttacctgtaacgctctcgctttatgtacattgaatcctatgtaacggaggggagctggggtcctggcgcactctatataagccaccccctcctctgagacaagggttcgcaccccctgtaactcacacgcatataatccagtcgaccgcctctgggctccgagacgtagggctgttacttcctctgagaagggcctgaactcgtaaaactcgtacgtacagcttctccatagctaggatcttgcctctacatccctacccccattctactgtcagacttagaaccacgacataGAGTACTCCTTTCTTTTTCCCTACTACACCAACCTACACACACTGACCATTAATTGCGGCCTGTTTAATTCGACCGAGACGAGGGATTCTCCATTCCAGTGCTCGTTTTTCGGAGCAGGAAAATGTAACGCGGACGAATAACATTTACTACGTGGATAGGTGATCGATGCTCGCGGAAGTTTGGGTGTGAACTCTCTCTGCCCCGTCACGGCCACCGACTGGCCAGCATTTCGATGTTCGTTCCCCTTCCCCTGTTCCTCCCGACTAAGTTTTTTTACCGGTGGCGGGAGCTACCGGCACAGCTCCAGCCAATCACCTTGCACCACCGCACACTGTAGTTTATACCACATGCAGTATAACACTGTTTGCTCATATTTACTAAATGTTTGTATTTCACCACCCTGGCCCACCATGTGATGTCATCCACATGCATGTATGTCAAGAATGTGACACCTCTCATCTCTTTTCCCTTACACAATAAATCCATACTTTTATTTCAGCTTTGCTAATTTAACTCGTCCGTATCTTTTAAACCATAATTTTATTATTGAAACTTTTTATATATATGAACTTGTGGCGTTCAGACCTTTAAAACAAGACCAATTTTGAATATATTTCAAACACGTTTGAATTTCAATGTTTCAATCGATTTATTTCACTTCAACTATTTCAGTCAGTTGAAATTCTGATTTCatttatttcaaaaaatattttgaaTAATTTCAAGCAATCGTTTCAGATAACAAATTCACAAATTATTTCACTCGGTTCAAGAATCCGGTTTCATTTTTTTCTTACAACCATTTCAATTATTTCAGACTTACTACACTTTTtcaaaatactatttcatttacTTCGGATAAGTCTCCACTATTTCAAAAAGAATGAGCtaatatatttcaataatttcatAACATATTTCACTTCTTCAAAATACTTTTTATAGAAACACTATTTTGACCCAAGCTGATTTCACTACAAACCCTTCACCCCATTTCAAAAACACATGTTTCACTCATTCCAAAACATAATTTCACATAAAAATGAAAACGCATTTCACTCATTGCTCTTGTTCTAAACAGCTCCAAACATCGTATTTACTTCAACTATTTCAAAAAACAGATTCACAAAAAATTTCACTCAATTCAAGAATCCAGTTTCAGTTTTTTCTAAaaactttcaaaaaaattcagatgTATTTCActtttttgaaaaccttttcacTTATTTTGGATAAGACTCcagtatttaaaaaaaaatgaGTTTATACATTTCAATAATTTCATAACATATTTCACCTTTTCAAAAACATTTTCAAATTTTCAATCTTTTGAAACAAACTGATTTTAATACTAAAACCCTTCACGCCTTTTAAAAAACACAAGTTTCACTCATTCCAAAAACTTAATTTCACTAATATTGAAAACCGATTTCAAATGAATTGAAACATTCAAATTTAAACATTTCTGAAATGTATCAAATTGGTCTTATTATAGAGGGCTTAAGGCTAGGAATTCAATTATATAAAAAGTTTCATAAAGGAGTTTATAGTTTAAAATATATCAATGATTTAAAAGAGCAAAGATGAAATAAAAGGGTACATTTAGTGTGTAAGAGAAGAGAGAGACTTTGACAACTTTTCCTGCCATGCATGCATTGTGGGGGCCTGGAGCCGTATATGGTCTCCGATAGGCTTGGTATGAAAACAACCAATAATTAATTGGTGGACCCCCGCACGAATCACGATGCATACGTGGATGATGGATGCTTCACCGGTAGCTCCCTTGACCGGTAGAAGAGACTTTGCGCTGTTCCTCCCAGTCTGCCCATCCACTTTCCTTCACTTCAGTAGCTCACTTTCCTTCTCCTCAACCACCACCCGGCCTCTTCCCTACGTGCTCGCCGATCGATGGAGTGGACACCAAAGCAGCAGGCtctcggcggcctcggcctcgccggcgtcTGCCGGGAGACCTGCCGTGTGATCCGCCGCGCCATGCTCCCCAACTTCGTCAACCTCGGTCCCCCGCTGCTCTCCGCGCTCTTGCTCGCCACCTCCGCCGCCATCCGCGCCCTCTGCTCCCGCGTCCTCTCCGACCTCCACCACGACGgccccggcctcctccgcctcgtcaCGGACCGgctcgccttcttcctcctcgtggCCGTCTCCATCGGCGTCGTCCTCCTGCTCGTGCTCCTCTGCGCCACCGCCGCCTACGTCTTCTGCATCGCCTCCCTCTACTGCACCGGAGGCGACCTCCGCGCCGCCGATCGCGTCCTCAGGGGGTTCCCCACGTTCCCGCTCGCGCGGCTCGTCTACACGTTCCTCCTCTCCGCGGTCCCCTTCCTCGTGATCTGCGCCTCCCTCTCCGTCGCCGCCCTGTTCCATCCCCAGGAGCTGCTTGGCTCTCCTCCGGACAAGACCATGCTGCCGCTGCAGCTGCTGGGATGGGCCGCATGCCTCGCCGGCGCGGCCTACGTCGCCGTGGTGTGCCAGCTGGCCTGCGTGGTGTCCCTGCTCGAGGATGCCATGCTCTTCGGCGCCCTGCGCAAGAGCCGTGCGCTCGTCGCCGGCAAGTTCTGGGCGGCCGCCGGCGTCTTCGGCACGCTCGACGGTTGCATCTTCGCCGTGGTGCTCGCTTTCCGGGCTCTGGTGGTGGACGATGCGCTGGGCCTCGGCCTCGGGTTCCAGGTGGCCGCCGGGGCGGCGATGGCGGTGGCTCTGTGCGCGGTCGTGCTGTTGACGCTGGTGGCGCAGCCGGTGGTGTACATGGTGTGCAAGAACCACCACCACGAGGTCGTCGACAAGGTTCACCTCGACTGAGTACGGGCGGCCGTGACACGGGCGTGGAGCTGCTGCAGCCCGTCAAGACGGTGCAGATTCCAGCGACTCTGACTAGCCAGCTGCATCCTGTCCACGACTCCATGGTAGCAACTTGAAGAAGATTTGCTTAAGTGGTACAGTAGCTTAGTAGTAGTAAGTTGCTGTAGTCCTAAGTTTATGTCAACTCTCGTCGTGACTCGTGAATTTATGTCTGATTATCACTGCACCGGATGTGCATGCGATTATATATGTGTGAGGGTCTGTGAGACCCTGAGTAGTAGTGCTGGATAGGAGTTTGATATATTTTATATGGCCAAAGCGTGTAATCGTGGTCACATAATTCTGCAAAGATGCTTATTTACTTGCACGTCCTGTCATTATTATTGTGACCCTGCTACCGT is drawn from Aegilops tauschii subsp. strangulata cultivar AL8/78 chromosome 1, Aet v6.0, whole genome shotgun sequence and contains these coding sequences:
- the LOC109777429 gene encoding uncharacterized protein, with protein sequence MEWTPKQQALGGLGLAGVCRETCRVIRRAMLPNFVNLGPPLLSALLLATSAAIRALCSRVLSDLHHDGPGLLRLVTDRLAFFLLVAVSIGVVLLLVLLCATAAYVFCIASLYCTGGDLRAADRVLRGFPTFPLARLVYTFLLSAVPFLVICASLSVAALFHPQELLGSPPDKTMLPLQLLGWAACLAGAAYVAVVCQLACVVSLLEDAMLFGALRKSRALVAGKFWAAAGVFGTLDGCIFAVVLAFRALVVDDALGLGLGFQVAAGAAMAVALCAVVLLTLVAQPVVYMVCKNHHHEVVDKVHLD